From Acidimicrobiales bacterium, a single genomic window includes:
- the lnt gene encoding apolipoprotein N-acyltransferase, with amino-acid sequence MPARPGWRTATCVAACAGVVAALSLPPWGWWPLGVAGVAPLPALLQERRARGRALVGAAFGACFFVPGLWWLGEFNAGGAVLVMVLETTFATVASVAVPPGRGRLLGLPAALVLAEAARGVTPFGGLPMAGLALGQAGGPLAGVARIGGPLLVLALATVAAVGLGQAMARRRAPALIAFGLAVSGAVAGWVAPDGGGGHPLDAALVQGGGSRGFSGTGGDDPDDVLARHLAASADLGPPVELVVWPEDVIDVDGPIARQPQGELMAEVARHSGATLVAGVVEDAGPDRFRNAAVAWAPDGAIVARFEKVHRVPFGEYVPARAFFDHLADLSPIPRDAIAGRGPGILRTPAGDLGVMVSYEVFFADRARGAVRAGARVLLVPTNAASFSTSQVPAQQLATARLRAIETGRDLVQAAPTGYSAVIDNRGRVLARSSLGHRQVLRRTVTLRSGRTLYVRAGDAPVLVLAACTLAAAWVLARRRRT; translated from the coding sequence ATGCCGGCGCGCCCGGGGTGGCGAACGGCGACGTGTGTCGCCGCGTGCGCCGGCGTGGTGGCTGCGCTGTCCCTGCCGCCGTGGGGGTGGTGGCCTCTCGGCGTGGCGGGCGTCGCCCCGCTGCCGGCACTGCTCCAGGAGCGGCGGGCCCGGGGACGGGCCCTCGTCGGCGCCGCCTTCGGTGCCTGCTTCTTCGTCCCCGGCCTGTGGTGGCTCGGCGAGTTCAACGCCGGCGGCGCCGTGCTGGTGATGGTGCTCGAGACCACTTTCGCAACCGTGGCGTCGGTGGCCGTGCCTCCCGGGCGCGGACGCCTGCTCGGCCTCCCCGCCGCCCTCGTGCTGGCCGAGGCGGCCCGGGGCGTCACCCCGTTCGGCGGGCTCCCGATGGCGGGCCTGGCCCTGGGGCAGGCCGGCGGACCGCTGGCCGGGGTGGCCCGGATCGGCGGTCCGCTGCTCGTCCTCGCCCTCGCCACGGTCGCCGCCGTCGGCCTGGGCCAGGCCATGGCCCGTCGCCGGGCCCCTGCGCTGATCGCCTTCGGCCTGGCCGTCTCCGGCGCCGTCGCCGGCTGGGTCGCTCCCGACGGCGGTGGTGGCCACCCGCTCGACGCCGCGCTCGTGCAGGGCGGCGGGTCGAGGGGCTTCAGCGGAACGGGCGGCGACGACCCCGACGACGTGCTGGCCCGGCACCTGGCGGCCAGCGCCGACCTCGGCCCTCCGGTCGAACTGGTGGTGTGGCCGGAGGACGTGATCGACGTCGACGGCCCCATCGCACGCCAGCCCCAGGGGGAGTTGATGGCCGAGGTGGCCCGGCACTCGGGTGCCACCCTGGTGGCGGGGGTCGTCGAAGACGCAGGGCCCGACCGGTTCCGCAACGCGGCCGTGGCGTGGGCTCCGGACGGCGCCATCGTGGCCCGCTTCGAGAAGGTGCATCGGGTTCCCTTCGGCGAGTACGTCCCGGCCCGGGCGTTCTTCGACCACCTCGCCGACCTGTCGCCGATCCCCCGCGACGCCATCGCCGGGCGGGGCCCGGGAATCCTGCGCACCCCCGCCGGGGACCTCGGCGTGATGGTGTCCTACGAAGTGTTCTTCGCCGACCGGGCCCGCGGCGCGGTGCGGGCCGGTGCCCGGGTCCTGCTCGTGCCGACCAACGCGGCGTCGTTCAGCACCAGCCAGGTGCCGGCGCAGCAACTGGCCACGGCCCGCCTGCGTGCCATCGAGACCGGGCGCGACCTGGTCCAGGCGGCCCCCACCGGCTACAGCGCCGTGATCGACAACCGGGGCCGCGTCCTGGCCCGCTCGTCCCTGGGCCACCGCCAGGTCCTCCGTCGCACCGTGACCCTCCGGTCGGGTCGCACCCTGTACGTCCGGGCGGGCGACGCGCCGGTGCTCGTGCTGGCGGCCTGCACCCTCGCCGCCGCGTGGGTGCTCGCACGTCGACGGCGGACCTGA
- the ligD gene encoding non-homologous end-joining DNA ligase: MAERAAKPSALTVEVEGRRLSLSNLDKVLYPETGFTKGQVIGYYQQVAPSLLPHLADRPLTLKRYPNGVDSKFFYEKRCPSHRPDWVEVAPVWSGHNQDVVPYCVVSELATLVWVANLASLELHTSLSRAEPIERPTMMVFDLDPGPPATVVECSRIALRLQELFEQVGLRCVAKTSGSKGMQLYVPLNTPVSYEGGTKDFALAVAQLLEKRFPDEVTSIMKKDVRPGKVFIDWSQNDQHKTTVCVYSLRARPRPTVSTPVTWDEVAATAESGDPESLVFEADAVVERLASLGDLFACLNEVEQALPRLA; encoded by the coding sequence GTGGCTGAGCGGGCGGCCAAGCCGTCCGCGCTCACCGTCGAGGTCGAGGGCCGCCGGCTCAGCCTGTCCAACCTCGACAAGGTCCTCTACCCCGAGACCGGCTTCACCAAGGGTCAGGTGATCGGGTACTACCAGCAGGTCGCGCCGTCCCTGCTGCCGCACCTGGCCGATCGCCCGCTCACCTTGAAGCGCTATCCCAACGGCGTCGACAGCAAGTTCTTCTACGAGAAGCGGTGCCCGAGCCACCGACCCGACTGGGTCGAGGTGGCGCCGGTGTGGAGCGGGCACAACCAGGACGTCGTGCCCTACTGCGTCGTGTCGGAGCTGGCCACGCTGGTGTGGGTGGCCAACCTGGCGTCGCTCGAGCTGCACACCTCGCTGTCGAGAGCCGAGCCGATCGAGCGCCCGACGATGATGGTGTTCGACCTCGATCCCGGCCCACCGGCCACCGTCGTGGAGTGCTCGAGGATCGCCCTGCGTCTCCAGGAGCTCTTCGAGCAGGTCGGCCTGCGGTGCGTGGCCAAGACGTCCGGCTCCAAGGGCATGCAGCTGTACGTGCCGCTCAACACCCCCGTCTCGTACGAGGGCGGTACCAAGGACTTCGCCCTGGCCGTGGCCCAGCTCCTCGAGAAGCGTTTCCCCGACGAGGTGACGTCGATCATGAAGAAGGACGTCCGCCCCGGCAAGGTCTTCATCGACTGGAGCCAGAACGACCAGCACAAGACCACGGTGTGCGTGTACTCGCTGCGGGCCAGGCCCCGGCCCACGGTGTCGACGCCCGTGACGTGGGACGAGGTGGCCGCCACCGCCGAGTCGGGAGATCCCGAATCGCTCGTCTTCGAGGCGGACGCCGTCGTGGAACGGCTGGCCAGCCTGGGCGACCTGTTCGCCTGCCTCAACGAGGTCGAGCAGGCGCTGCCCAGACTCGCTTGA
- a CDS encoding Ku protein, whose protein sequence is MARSIWGGAISFGLVNVPVKLYTAVRKKDVRFHQLHAADGARINQKRVCSEDGDEVAYEDIVKGYEIAKGQYVIIEPDELDSLDPETTHTIDIEDFVQLDQIDPLFFDASYYVLPDARGEKAYRLLLEAMRDSGKVGIAKVVMRSKQYLVAVRPVGEALVMSTMNFADEVVTQDELDGLPGPSENVSDRELKMASQLIDSLSTDFDAARYEDTYREKVLELIEKKAEGQEIVAPKEAKATTPVVDLMAALEASLAAAKGESTTKSKSASKKDGAEETKAGRKAS, encoded by the coding sequence ATGGCCAGATCGATCTGGGGTGGCGCCATCAGCTTCGGGCTGGTGAACGTGCCCGTGAAGCTCTACACCGCCGTCCGCAAGAAGGACGTCCGCTTCCACCAGCTGCATGCTGCTGACGGCGCCCGCATCAACCAGAAGCGGGTGTGCTCGGAGGACGGCGATGAGGTCGCCTACGAGGACATCGTGAAGGGCTACGAGATCGCCAAGGGCCAGTACGTGATCATCGAGCCGGACGAGCTCGACTCGCTCGATCCCGAGACCACGCACACGATCGACATCGAGGACTTCGTGCAACTGGACCAGATCGACCCGCTGTTCTTCGACGCGTCCTATTACGTGCTCCCCGACGCCCGCGGCGAGAAGGCGTACCGCCTGCTGCTGGAGGCCATGCGCGACTCCGGCAAGGTCGGCATCGCCAAGGTCGTGATGCGCTCCAAGCAGTACCTGGTGGCCGTGCGACCGGTCGGCGAGGCACTGGTGATGTCCACCATGAACTTCGCCGACGAGGTGGTGACCCAGGACGAGCTCGACGGACTGCCCGGACCCTCGGAGAACGTGAGCGACCGCGAGCTGAAGATGGCCAGCCAGCTGATCGACTCGCTGTCCACCGACTTCGACGCCGCCCGGTACGAGGACACGTACCGGGAGAAGGTCCTCGAGCTGATCGAGAAGAAGGCGGAGGGCCAGGAGATCGTGGCGCCCAAGGAAGCCAAGGCCACCACGCCGGTCGTCGACCTCATGGCCGCCCTCGAGGCGTCCCTGGCCGCAGCCAAGGGCGAGAGCACGACCAAGAGCAAGTCCGCCTCCAAGAAGGACGGCGCCGAGGAGACCAAGGCGGGCAGGAAGGCGTCATGA